The Orrella daihaiensis genome contains the following window.
AGGCAGGGAAACGCTCCTGACGCTGCTGCTCAGAGACAATCAGCTTCTGATCGGGAATCAGACATTGCACCCTGTCGTTGTGCCGCAGATATTCACGAGGACTATCACTAAGTACTTCCAACCGTTCAAACTCTTGGCCATCGGCATATCGATGCGTAACCCTGAACGAGCGCATTTCACCGTTGCGCTGATGGGCAAAAATACCTTGATAGTTTTGTGTCTTGGCGGCTTGCTGCACACGTTGCAGCAAATCAGGTGCGTCAAGCACAACGCCCGATTGTTGCGCTAGTGCAAGCGTAGGCCAGGCAAAACCAACGAGCATTGCCAAACTCAGCCCAGATAAGAAGCGAACTAGACGTAACATCAATCCACTCCGGGGGCGAACGCTACCTGACGCACCGCAATCGGGCCAGCCATCTGACGGTGTGCGGATACGTAGTCAGACTCTGGCCTGGCCTGCTCAACAATTCGTGCTGCGGTGGTAGTCGGCTCATTTGCCACTACCATTGCTGGCTGCGCCCCCTGTTCAAGCTCGAACAGGGGCTGAGCGACCCAGACAACCGATGCAACCGCGGCGGCCACTGCCAGAGAGGGCCAGGCTAATACAGCCTGTCGCCACCGCCCTGAAGACCTGAGTGAAGGTCTTGGCTGAGCCAAAGGCAACGCACCAGCCCCATGCGTGACCTCTCTAGCCAGCGCAGCAGACATGCGGGCAGCAAACTCGGCCGACACAGGCAATGTAGCCGACGGTTCACGCAACGCATCGCCAATTAAATGGTAGGTGGCCCAGCACTCTAGCGCCTCGTGAGAGTCGAGTTTGACGCCTTGAAGGTCAGCTTCACCATCCATGACGGCAGATAAAGACTGAGCCAACCCGGCGGTCGATTCCTCATCCTCGTCATGCCATGCCGTTTTATGTTCAGCAGAATTCATCACCATTCCTCACCAGCGCCTATCACCGTGGGTGTCCAACATCGGACGCAACTTAGCCGCAATCGCTTCTCGCGCCCTAAAAATCCTGGATCTCACCGTTCCAATAGGGCAATCCATTGTCTCGGCAATTTCCTCGTAACTCAAACCATCGATCTCCCTAAGGA
Protein-coding sequences here:
- a CDS encoding sigma-E factor negative regulatory protein, coding for MNSAEHKTAWHDEDEESTAGLAQSLSAVMDGEADLQGVKLDSHEALECWATYHLIGDALREPSATLPVSAEFAARMSAALAREVTHGAGALPLAQPRPSLRSSGRWRQAVLAWPSLAVAAAVASVVWVAQPLFELEQGAQPAMVVANEPTTTAARIVEQARPESDYVSAHRQMAGPIAVRQVAFAPGVD